Part of the Salvelinus sp. IW2-2015 linkage group LG7, ASM291031v2, whole genome shotgun sequence genome, aggtctgtaatttttatcataggtacacttcaactgtgagagacgaaatctaaaacaaaaatccagaaaatcacattgtatgatttttaagtaattaatttgcattttattgcatgacataagtatttgatcacctaccaaccagtaagaattccggctctcacagacctgttagtttttctttaagaagccctcctgttctccactcattacctgtattaactgcacctgtttgaactcgttacctgtataaaagacacctgtccacacactcaatcaaacagactccaaccagaaacatttcaatttatcgCTATCCATATAGACCAATTCCAACGAGTGTAAGGGGTTTTAATAATGTCTTATTATTCAGCTTATAGAAGATAATGGATTCCAATACATCTTTGTTTCTCCtgtttccgctctctctctctctccaaggcgTCACATGAAGGCATACACGTCATGTACAGATAACCATGGCATCCGCCCGCCTCCCCCAGAGCAGTACCTCACACCCCTGCAGCAGAAGGAGGTGTGTATCAGACACCTGCGGGCCCGCCTCAAGGAGTCAGTCGACAGGCTGCAGGACAGGTGAGACACAAAAGGACACACTGGAATGATTCTCTAGCCAAAAGGAAGATCTGGACTCGAACCATTACATTTTCCCATTTACTCTGGTCTCGTTCAAACAAGTACATTTTCATTTGAGCATTTTTTGTTTTGGAAATATTATGCTCTTTGAAATATAGATTTGAATGTCAACTGCTACCCCATTTCCATCAAATTACCCTCATAACGCTTTCATTTCGTAATTATGTTGATATATAAACATCATTTTTTGGAGGCAAATTACTAAATCGCCAAACATTATTACTAAATCTCTCTCTTTAAACCTCCCTTGTTCActccctgcctctttctctcaaCCTCCCTtgttcactcctcctcctcttctctgtctgtctcagggaCTCTGAGATCGATGCGTTGAAGACCCAGCTGTGTCGGATGCAGGAGGACTGGGTTGAAGAGGAGTGTCACCGCGTGGAGGCCCAGCTGGCTCTGAAAGAGGCCCACAGGGAGATCCAGCAGCTCAAGGAAGTGGTGGACGTAGTGCGCACCAACCTCAGCTCCAGTGACTCCACCGACACCGGTATCCAGAAATACTTCCAGGACATCAACGTCCAGAACCACAAGCTGGAGACCCTGCTGCTCAGCATGGAGCTGGCTCAGAATGGGGTGGCCAAGGAGCAGGAGGCTGCTGCAGCAAGAGGAGTGGCAGGGGGGTCCCAGGCTGGGAGGCCTGGGACTGCGGGGTCATGGCCTGGGAGTAGTCCCGCTGCATCAGGGACTGGAGGGGGTGGCTCCAAGAGTCTGTGTGGGTCTTGTGACGGCTCCCCCGCCCGCTCTCTGCCCCATAGCTTCACCTACACCAAGCTGAGCGACCATGCGCTGGCGGATAAGAACGGGAACGGCCTTTCAGGGGAGGAGAACCATGACAGTGGCTTTGTGTGCTGTGGGGAGAGTCACAGTGCAGCCAGCAGTCACAGGGCAGACTTACTCCTGGAGGCAGCCTTCCTATCTGAGGAGACAGCCTCACTGCTCAGCACCTACTCCCACCTGTCACCCTCCTCCACCTACGAGAAGCTGTGCACCGGGCAGGACAGGGTGGTGCCCCTGCGCTGTGCCATGGGTGGGACGGGCAGCACCAACCACTCCTGTCTGTCCCACCACCACCTGTACCTGCACCACCTCAGGGAGCAGGCCGTCCAGACAGAGAGCTGCCCCGTCCCGGTGGGGTTGGGCTACGCCTCTGACCTGGACACCATCGCCGAGCGCACCTTCCGCTCTCAGGCCTGCAGCCCCACCTCCACCTGGGTCTCAGACGAGGGAGACGACCTGAACTCGGTTACCATGACATCAGTCACCATGACAACCCTCACAGCTACAACAGCTGAGCCCGCTCCTGGTACTCCTTTACCTAGCTCTGCCTCTGTCTCCTGTGCAGTGGATATGGCCTCCCTATCAGCGAAGGAGGATGGGAAGATGGTGGGAGAGTTGGAGAGGCATATAGAGGTAGTGGGGGAGGGCGCAGTGGGGATGGTAGAGGTAGGcaagcagcaggaggaggaggaggaggtggggttgGTACAGTTGTGTAAGCAGGAGGAGGTAAAGGTGCTGGGGTTGGTGGGGAAGCAGAGGGAGGTCAGGGAGTTAGATCTATATAATCAGAGGGAGGAGGTTTTGGAGGTGAAGAAtcagagagaggttgaggagGTGAGGTcagtggaggtggaggagcgGCCCCACACCTCCCAGCCCAGGAGCAGCTCGCTACAGAAGATAGCTGGGGTGACAGTGGTGgaggttgatgatgatgatgatgaagaggctGAGGTTCAGGGAGCAGTAGGGGGAGCAGAGGAGTCTACCTCTTCTGAGTCTGGACCCGCAGTGAAGAGCTACTGGAGCCGCCACTTCCTGGTGGACCTGCTGGCAGTGGCAGTGCCCGTGGTTCCCACGGTGGCATGGCTGTGCCAGGGGGCACGGCGCGATGGACTGCCAATTTACCACTTCGGCTCACTGCTGCGTGGCTGCTGCACCGTGGCCCTCTCCTCCCTGCGCAGGGGCGGGGGAGTCAGGCACTACCCCGCGGGCACAGGTGGGGGAGCCATGGGGGGCACAGAGATCTGAGACAGGCCCCATGACAGCATGGGAACTGCACACAGCACTGCCCTCTCTGGTCCTGGGTCCTGGGTTTGTTCTCGTCCTCCACCTGAAGTACTGGGTAAAGAAAGGAGGGGAGCGATGATTTTGAATAAATTATTCTGAAGACAGGACAGCCCCAGCAAACCATATAACCCTCTCTGGTGGTGGCCTCTTCCACTTCTGCTAGACTGAGAAGGGACACCAGGATGTGTTGAACTGACACTAAATGGTAGAACTGAACGATTCAATGGATACTGAATGACCTGAGTGTGACTGATGGTGATTGTAACCACTCTCTCTTGTGTGCAGGGAGACTGAAAGGTCTGTAGGTCACTGTGGCTCTCTTTATTGGTCCAGTTCCATTTTGACTCGTGTGTGATCACACGacatgtgtgttgtgagtgtgcaGCATGTGTGTTCTTCTCTGTGTTGTATTGCGTTGTGTAGCCAAAGCACATAGATGTCTGGAGGCAATCGCAGCCATGGCTGTGCAGTAGTTGGTATGCTCATTTACGAGTGAATGACGAGTCTTGACACATGGCAGTTACCACCTAAAGGTACCAGGCAAGCTGCTGCTGTACATTTCTGCTTCCTTTCACTGGTGTCCTAGATTAACAATCACTCTTGTAGCATTAAGTCCATGTCCATCGTCCAAGAGTTAGTCATTCCAGATCCATGAaccagaaacatctcaagaaggAAGCAAATAGAGATATAATAATTGAAActaagtttatttttctttcaaaaataggAAAGGGATTATGGACTTTGAGGATTGTGATGGTAATTTGTTGTTATTGGGGTGTTTGCAGTGTTATGCCTGAGTTGGAAGAATCTGAGTGTCTTATTGTTTTGGGCTGTAAWGGATGTagtcattgatgtgtaatagttgAAAGGCTGAGCAAGGTCTGTACTGTAATGTTTAAATATAAGTCTTTGTTAGCAATTTCTGAGCCAAACAAGTGCTAACTGATGTCCACAAGATTGTGATGCGACCAACAAGAACAGTCCTTTTGAGTTGAAYTATATTGAGTTCTTTAGAGAAGAAACAGGATAGATCTTATTTCTTTAGTAATTTCTTAACAATGTTTTGCACTATTATTCACTTTATGAGGTTAAGCAATTACTTGAAGTCAAGTTTGTGTATTTCCGAAGTCGAATGCGGCCACAGTTTTGCTTCTGAGGCTTTTTTGTGTTCAATATACTTTCTAACAGATATAACTGTATACTAGAATATGTTTCAAAGGAAAGGTG contains:
- the snphb gene encoding syntaphilin isoform X1; translation: MSAPAPSTRRSVSGSRRFDYCRFIELDYIPMETDYMVSMRPTDRGYLTTKSPERHCRRTAAPVSNRDPYGNASLSSSSTNSGSCKGSDCSPTKGRHMKAYTSCTDNHGIRPPPPEQYLTPLQQKEVCIRHLRARLKESVDRLQDRDSEIDALKTQLCRMQEDWVEEECHRVEAQLALKEAHREIQQLKEVVDVVRTNLSSSDSTDTGIQKYFQDINVQNHKLETLLLSMELAQNGVAKEQEAAAARGVAGGSQAGRPGTAGSWPGSSPAASGTGGGGSKSLCGSCDGSPARSLPHSFTYTKLSDHALADKNGNGLSGEENHDSGFVCCGESHSAASSHRADLLLEAAFLSEETASLLSTYSHLSPSSTYEKLCTGQDRVVPLRCAMGGTGSTNHSCLSHHHLYLHHLREQAVQTESCPVPVGLGYASDLDTIAERTFRSQACSPTSTWVSDEGDDLNSVTMTSVTMTTLTATTAEPAPGTPLPSSASVSCAVDMASLSAKEDGKMVGELERHIEVVGEGAVGMVEVGKQQEEEEEVGLVQLCKQEEVKVLGLVGKQREVRELDLYNQREEVLEVKNQREVEEVRSVEVEERPHTSQPRSSSLQKIAGVTVVEVDDDDDEEAEVQGAVGGAEESTSSESGPAVKSYWSRHFLVDLLAVAVPVVPTVAWLCQGARRDGLPIYHFGSLLRGCCTVALSSLRRGGGVRHYPAGTGGGAMGGTEI
- the snphb gene encoding syntaphilin isoform X2, with amino-acid sequence METDYMVSMRPTDRGYLTTKSPERHCRRTAAPVSNRDPYGNASLSSSSTNSGSCKGSDCSPTKGRHMKAYTSCTDNHGIRPPPPEQYLTPLQQKEVCIRHLRARLKESVDRLQDRDSEIDALKTQLCRMQEDWVEEECHRVEAQLALKEAHREIQQLKEVVDVVRTNLSSSDSTDTGIQKYFQDINVQNHKLETLLLSMELAQNGVAKEQEAAAARGVAGGSQAGRPGTAGSWPGSSPAASGTGGGGSKSLCGSCDGSPARSLPHSFTYTKLSDHALADKNGNGLSGEENHDSGFVCCGESHSAASSHRADLLLEAAFLSEETASLLSTYSHLSPSSTYEKLCTGQDRVVPLRCAMGGTGSTNHSCLSHHHLYLHHLREQAVQTESCPVPVGLGYASDLDTIAERTFRSQACSPTSTWVSDEGDDLNSVTMTSVTMTTLTATTAEPAPGTPLPSSASVSCAVDMASLSAKEDGKMVGELERHIEVVGEGAVGMVEVGKQQEEEEEVGLVQLCKQEEVKVLGLVGKQREVRELDLYNQREEVLEVKNQREVEEVRSVEVEERPHTSQPRSSSLQKIAGVTVVEVDDDDDEEAEVQGAVGGAEESTSSESGPAVKSYWSRHFLVDLLAVAVPVVPTVAWLCQGARRDGLPIYHFGSLLRGCCTVALSSLRRGGGVRHYPAGTGGGAMGGTEI